In the genome of Actinomadura luzonensis, the window CGGTGGCGCGCAGCACCCAGATGCCGAGGGCGGGCTCGTTGGCGCGCAGGTGCAGGATCAGGTCGTCGAGCGCGCGGGTCACGGCGAGCGGCCAGTACGCGGCGCCCTCCGTGACGGGGTCGGCGGGCGGGGGCCCCGGCGGGCCGGTGACCGTGATGTCGGCGCGGCGGCCGGCCCGGTCCAGCCGGGCGCTCACGTACGGGTAGCGGATCACGTCGCCGCCGTCGCCGTCGCCGTCGCCGTCCTCGCGCTCCAGCGGCGTCAGCGGCACGCCGGCCGCGCCGGAGGGCCGGGCGGAGCGGGCCGCCGCCCCGGCCGCCCGCCGGGCCACCTCCGCCGCGAACGCGTGCCGCGGCACGGCGGCGTCCACCAGGCCCCACGCGACGGCGGCAGGCCCGCGCAGCCCCTCGGGCCTGGTGGCGAACACGTCGGCGAGGTCCCTGCGCACGTGCCGCTTGTCGGTCAGCCGGGTCAGGCCGCCGGTGCCCGGCAGCACGCCGAGCAGCGACACCTCCGGCAGCGACACCGCCGAGGAGCCGTCGTCCACCAGGACGATCTCGTCGCAGGCGAGCGCCAGCTCGTAGCCGCCGCCCGCGGCGGTGCCGTTGAGCGCGGCGATCCAGGTCTGGCCGGAGTGCTCGCCGGCGTCCTCGATGCCGTTGCGCGTCTCGTTGGTGAACTTGCAGAAGTTCACCTTCCAGGCGTGCGAGGACTGGGCCAGCATGCGGATGTTGGCCCCGGCGCAGAACATCCGCTCCAGGCCGCCGGTCAGCACCACCGCCTTCACCCCGGGGTGCTCGAAGCGCAGCCGCTGCGTCAGGTCGTACAGCTCGATGTCCACGCCGAGGTCGTAGGAGTTCATCTTCAGCTCGTAGCCGGGGACCAGGCCGCCCTGCTCGTCCACGCGCAGGGTGACGGTGGCCACCGGCCCGTCCACCCGCAGCGTCCAGTGGCGGTAGCGGTCGGGGGAGGTCGCGAAGCTGACGGTCATGGTCCTTCATCCTCGACGCCCGTGTAAGACAGCGTCAAGGGTTTGTAGTATGTGACGGGCGCGGCCCGCCGTCCTGGCAGAATGCGCGTGGTGACGATGCCGGACTCCTGGGAGGGGCGCGAGGTGGCCCCGCGCGACGAACGCCCGCGCGAGCGGACCTCCGCCAGCGCGCGCTCGCTGCTGCTGACGATCCTCGGCGAGTTCGTGATGCCGCGCGGCGGCCAGGCGTGGACGGGCAGCCTGGTCGGCGCCCTCGGCGAGCTCGGCGTGGAGGAGAAGTCCGCCCGCCAGGCCCTGTCGCGCACCGCCGCCGAGGGCCTGCTGGAGTCCGAGCGGCACGGCCGCAAGGCGCGCTGGCGGCTCACCCCGGCCGGCGACCGGCTGCTGCGCGAGGGCACCGAGCGCATCTACGGCTTCATGCGCCGCCCCCACGAGTGGGACGGCCGCTGGCTGGTCCTCGTCGCCGGCGTGCCCGAGACGCAGCGCCGGCTCCGCCACCGGCTGCGCACCCGGCTCACCTGGCTCGGCCTCGGCTCCCCCTCGCCCGCGCTCTGGGTCGTCCCCGACGCAGGCAAGGAGGCCGCGGTGCGCGAGGTGATCGGCGAGCTCGGCCTGACCGGCCGCGCCCACGCCTGGACCGGGCCGGCCGCCGAGATCGGCGACACCGCCGCGCTGATCGCCGCCGCGTGGGACCTCGGCGACGTGGAGAAGCGCTACCTGCGCTTCATCGAGCGCTTCGCGGACCTCGCCCCGGGCTCGGCCGCGGCGGCGTTCGTCCATCAGGTGCATCTCGTGCAGGAGTGGCGCCGCTTCCCCTTCCTCGACCCCGACCTGCCCGCCGAGCTGCTCGACCACGCCTGGCCGGGGCCGCGCGCCGCGGCCGTCTTCCACGACCTGCGCAACCGGTGGCACCGCCGCGCGCAGGCCGAGTGGGACCGCATGGAGGACGACGCCGCCACCCGCCACTGAGGGCGCGAGGGATCCCCACCGATCAGAGCAGGCCCTCCTCGGCCAGGTGCACGTAGTCGAACTCGACCGGCTGGTCGTTGATGCCCGTCCGCGGCGGGGCGATCCAGCTCGCGAACGCGCCGTACTCGTACTCGGGGACCATGAGGGAGGCGACCAGCTCGCGGTCGGCGGGCGTGGGCAGCCACGCGGCGGCGCGGGCCCGCCACTCCTGCTCGCCCACGACCTCGCCGTACGGGGTGACGTGGTGGCCGGCGTACACCCCGACGCGGCGGTTGAAGCCCTCGTGCGGCAGGTACAGGCGCTCGCCGAGGCCCGCGCCGGCGAGGACCTGGTTCCAGCGGCGCACGCCGTGGGAGCAGTCGGCCACGTACTCGTCGCGCAGGTCGAGGTTGAGCGCGCCGAGCAGCGGCACGGTCCGCGAGGCGATCCGGCCGCCCGCGACGAAGCGCAGCTCGCGGGTGGCGTCGAGCAGCACGTGGTCGTCGTCGCGGCGGCCCTCCATCCAGCGTCCCTTCAGCCCCGAGCTGTAGTACGTGCCCGCGTTGGCCGACTGCTCGGAGCCGAACAGGTCCATCGAGACCGAGAACTGCAGGTTGAGGTAACGCTGGACGACGTCGAGGGGGATGCCGCCGTACGGCAGCACGTCGGCGGTGCCGTGCCGCCGCATCAGCTCCGCCGTCCGCTCCAGCACCCGCTGCACGCCGGTGGTGCCCACGAACATGTGGTGGGCCTCCTCCTTCAGCATGAACTGGCAGGTGCGGGCGAGCGGGTCGAAGGCCGACTCCTTGAGCGTGCCGAGCTGGTACTTGCCGTCGCGGTCGGTGAAGCAGGTGAACATGAAGAACTGCAGCCAGTCGGTGGTCTCCTCGTTGAACGCGCCGAGGATGCGGGGCGCGTCGAGGTCGCCGGAGCTGCGCCTGAGCAGCTGCTCGGCCTCCTCCCTGCCCTCCCTGCCGAAGTAGGCGTGCAGCAGGTAGACCATCGCCCACAGGTGCCGTCCCTCCTCCACGTTGACCTGGAAGAGGTTGCGCAGGTCGTAGATGCTGGGCGCGGTGCCGCCGAGGGCGCGCTGCTGCTCGACGCTGGCGGGCTCGGTGTCGCCCTGCACGACGATCAGGCGCATGAGGGCGGCGCGGTGCTCGCCGGGCACCTCCTGCCAGGCGGGCTCGCCCTTGTGCCGGCCGAAGCCGACCCTGCGGTCCGGGTCGCGCTCGGCGAGGAAGATGCCCCAGCGGTACTCGTCCATGGGGACGTGGGCGAAGTGCGCCCAGCCGTCGCGGCCCACGGCGACGGCGGTGCGCAGGTAGACGTCCCTGGTCGGCAGGGCCGGGCCGAGCTGCTTCCACCAGTCGAGGAACCTGGGCTGCCAGCCCTCCAGCGCGCGCTGCAGGCGGCGGTCGCCGGCCAGGTTCACGTTGTTGGGGATGCGTGCGCCGTAGTCCACGCGGCTGAGCGGGCCCGCGGGGGAGGGGGCCGCGCCGGTGCGGGGGTCGGTGCTCATCGCTGGCTCTCCTCGCGACGTCGGGTGCGGGCCGGGCCTCCCCTCAACATGCCACAGTCCGCTCGTGTGCCGGAAGAGCTGTGTAGCGCTTCTCCGCGCTGCCGGGGCCTGTCCCGGGCGCCCGTCAGCGGGCGGCGCGCCACGCCGACGGGGTGGCGCCGCGCGCCCGCTTGAACGCCACGCTGAACGCGAACGCGTCCTGGTAGCCGACCCGGCGGGCCACCTCGGCCACCGTCTCCCGGCCGTCGCGCAGCAGGTCGGCGGCAAGGGTCATGCGCCAGTCGGTGAGATAGCCGAGCGGCGGCCGGCCCACCAGGCCGGTGAAGCGCTGGGCGAACGCGGCGCGCGACAGGCCGACCTCGCCGGCCAGCGCGGCGACCGTCCACCGGCGGGCCGGGTGCTCGTGGAGGAGACGCAGCGCCTCGCCGATCGCCGGGTCGGACAACGCCCGGTACCAGGCGGGCGGCGCCGCCTCCGGCCGGGTGCACCAGGCCCGCAGCGCGATCACCAGGATCAGGTCCAGCAGCCGCGCGAGGACCGCGTCCTGGCCGGGCTCGTCGCTGGCGGCCTCGGCGGACAGCAGCCCGAGCAGCGCCCTGGTGCGCGGCCCCGCCGGCACCACCGCCAGCGGCGGGAGCAGGCCCAGCAGCCGGGCGGCCACGTCGCCGCGCAGGTCGTACACGCCGCGCAGCATGACCGTGGCACCCGCTGGGCCGCCCGCTGTGCCGGCGCCGTACGTGCGCGGGACCGGCTCCGGGCCCGTCCACTCCACCGGCGCGCCGCCCGGCAGGAACTTGCGCCCGCCGCGGATCACGTACTGCGGGGCCGTCGCCGGATCGTCGGTGATCGTGTACCCGCCCGGCGCGGTGACCAGGGCGATGTCACCGGCCGCGAGCGCCGTGGGCGGCCCGTCGCCGGCCCGGATCGCGGCCCGCCCGCCCAGCGCGGCCGCGACCGTCAGCGGCGGCGCGTCGGCGTAGGTGATGCCCCAGGGCGGCGGCTGCACGAGCCGGCGGACCAGGGCGTTGCGCGCGCGGGCCCGGTTCAGCAGGTCGGTCAGGACGTCCACCCCGCCACCTTAGACGCTCACAAAGGCATCGCGGACTTTCTCCCATGGATCGTCCACGCGCCGATGGGGTTGGCTGGTCGGCATGACGAGATCCATCGCAGTGTTCGGCACCGGACCGGGCGTCGGCCAGGCCGTCGCCCGGCGTTACGGCAAGGAGGGGTACGAGGTCGTCCTCGTCGCGCGCCGCCGGGAGCCTCTGGACCGGCTCGCCCGCGACCTGGCCGCCGAGGGCGTCACCGCCCACGTGATCACCGGCGACCTCGGCCGCAGCGGCGACGTCCCGGCGCTCGCCGCCCAGGTCCGCGCCGCCGTGGGCGACCCCACCGCGTTCTACTACGGCCCCGTGCCGTCGGGCCTGACGTTCGTGCCCGCCGTCGAGCTCACGCCCGGGCACCTGGCGGAGCGGCTGGAGATCACCCTGCACACCCTGCTGGCCCTGGTCGGGGAGTTCCTGCCGGCGATGGCGGAGCGGGGCGACGGCGCGATACTCACCGCCCAGGGGGCCGCCGCGGCCCACGGCCGGCCGTACATGAGCGGCTGGCCGCCCGTCCTCGCCGCCCAGCGCAACTACCTGCAGTCGCTCGCGGCCGAGGTCGCCGGGCAGGGCGTGTACGTCGGCATGCTCTACATCGGCTCGCGCATCCTCGGCACCTCCTTCGACGACGACTACCGGCGCCGCCAGGCCCGCGGCGAGCCCGTGCCCGACCTGCCCGCCGCCGACCCCGCCGACCTGGCCGACCTCCTGTGGTCGATGCACGCGCGGCGCGACCGGCACGAGACGATCGTCTGACCGGCGGCCCCCGCCGCCCGGCGGCCTGGCAGGATCTCCTCGTGACGCGACCCACGGTGACCTTGCGCAGGATCGAGCTCGCGGACTGGCCCGCCGTGCACGCCTGGGCCCGCCTCCCCGAGTCCTGCCGCTACCAGACGTGGGGGCCGAACGACGAGGAGCAGACGCGCGCGTACGTGGCGGCCGCCGCAGGGGAGTGGTCCCGCACGCCGCGACGCGCCCTCCCCTACGCGGCCCACGTCGACGGCGAGGTGCTGGGCATGGGCACCCTGCACCTCCGCGACGCGGCGCACCGCCAGGGCGAGATCACCTACATCGTGCACCCGCGCGCGTGGGGCCGGGGCGTGGCGACCGCCATCGGCGCCGGCCTGCTCGGCACCGCCTTCGCGGAGCTCGGCCTGCACCGGGTCTACGCCACCTGCGACCCCCGCAACGCCGGCTCGGCCCGGGTGCTCGCCAAGCTCGGCATGACCTGCGAGGGCCGGCTCCGCCACACCACCCTGATCAGGGACGGCTGGCGGGACTCCGAGCTGTTCAGCATCCTCGAACACGAGTGGCGCCCGCCCGCGTGACACCGAAAACCGGTGGACCGCGGGGCAGGCGGCTGTCAGCATGGGGGCGATGTACCGAGCGTAGGAACACTCCGATCACGACAGGGGCGGGTCCCGTCACGAGGACCCCGGCCCCTGGTCCGGGCCGCCCGTCGACGCTCGCCCGTCCACGGGCCGCCCGCCAACGGCGCCGCCCCGAGCCGGCCGTACGGGCCGCGGGGCCGCGCCGGCCGCCGCCGCTTCCAGCGGACGCAGCCGTGATCGTGAGCCACCGAAGGACATCCCATGCAACTCCACGAGTACGCGAAATACGACGCCGTCGGCCTCCGCACCCTGATCGAGGCCGGCGAGGTGACCGCCGGCGAGGTCGAGGCCGCCGCCCGCCAGGCCCTCGACCAGGTGAACCCGCACGTCAACGGCCTGGCCCTGCCGCCGTTCCAGCCGGCGCTCGGCCACGCAGGGGACGGCCCGCTCACCGGCGTGCCGTTCCTGATCAAGGATCACGGGCCGGTCGCCGAGGGCGTCCCGTTCTCGCTCGGCAGCCGCGCCCTGCCCGGCATCCCCGCCTGGCGCGACACCGACCTGATGACTCGCTTCCGCGCCGCCGGCCTGGTCACCCTGGGCCTGACCACGGTGCCGGAGCTGTGCGTCAGCTTCTCCACCGAACCCCTCCGCCACGGCCCCGCCCGCAACCCCTGGAACCCCGGCAGGGGCGTCGGCGGGTCGAGCGGCGGCGCGGCCGCCCTGGTGGCGGCCGGCGCGGTGCCGGTCGCGCACGCCAGCGACGGCGCCGGCTCCATCCGGATCCCGGCGTCCTGCTGCGGGCTGGTCGGGCTCAAGCCGAGCCGGGGCCGGGTCCCGTGCGGGCCGGACGCGGGCGAGCCGATGCTCGGGATGGCGTACGAGTTCGCGCTGACCCGCACCGTCCGCGACGCCGCCCGCCTCCTGGACGCCGTGCACGGGCCGGGCGTCGGCGACAAGTACACCGCGCCGCCGCCGCGCGGCCCGTACGCCGCCGAGGTCGGCCGCGACCCCGGCCGGCTGCGGGTCGCGGTGACCACGGAGAGCTGGGCCGGCACGGCGGTCGACGCCGAGGTCGCGGCGGCGGCCGTCCGCGCCGGGCAGGCGCTGGAGCGGGCGGGACACCTCGTCACCACCGCCGGGCCGGCCGTCGTCTGGGACGACGTCGTCCGCGCCTGGGTGTGCGAGAGCGTCGCGATCGCCTCGACGCTGCTGCTGGCCCCCCGCCGGCCCGACGAGGGGCTGATGGAGGCCGTCTCGCGGCAGTTCCTCAAGACGGCCGAGGAGTACAGCGCGCTCGACATGCTGGCCGCCTTCGACGCCCAGAACCGGGTGTCCCGCGCGGTCGGCGCCTTCTTCACCGGCTACGACCTGCTCGTCACCCCCACGCTGGGACGGCTGCCGGCGCCGCACGGCGTCCTGCGCTACGACGACCCGGAGCAGACGCTGACCGGCTGGCTGGCCGCGCTCACCGAGTACGGGCCGTTCACGCAGGTGTTCAACGTGACGGGCGGCCCGGCGATCAGCCTGCCGCTCGGGCACAGCGAGGACGGGCTGCCGATCGGCGTGCAGCTCGCCGCCGGCTACGGCCGGGAGGACCTGCTCCTCCAGGTGGCCGCCCACCTGGAGGAGGCCCTGCCGTGGCGGGACCGCGTCCCGCCGATCCACGCCGGCGGCCGCTGACCCGCCAGAGCCCGGGGACACGAACGCCCGGGCCCCTCCGGGGACACGAACGCCCGGGCCCCCGCCGGGGGCCCGGGCGCCGCGCGGCCCCGGCGACGGTCAGTCGCTGGTGACGGCGTCGAGCAGGTCGCTGACGGTGGCGTCGGGCAGCGCCCGGGCCACCTCGGCCAGCGCGACCATGCCGACGAGGCTGTGCCCGTCGATGACGGGCAGCCGGCGCACCTTGTGGCCGGCCATGGTGCGCAGGATCTCCCGCGCGTCGTCGTCGGCGCCGATCGTGACCGCCTCGCCCTGGGCGAGCTCGCCCGCCACGGTCTTGGCCGGGTCCTTGCCCGCGGCCAGGACCTTCACGACGATGTCGCGGTCGGTGAGCATGCCCTTGAGCCGGTTGTCGGTGCCGCAGATCGGCAGCGAGCCGACGTCCAGGCGGGCCATCTTCTCGGCGGCGACGAGCACGGGCTCGTCGGCGTTCACGCACTCGGCGTCCGGGGTCATGATCTCTCGTGCGGTCGGCATGACGCTCCTCATCGAATGTCGGGGTCAGTGCCGACTGCCCCCCTGAGGCGCGGTGAAACGGGGCCCCGCGGCCGGGCCCCGCGGCGGGGCGCCGCCCGGCGGGCCGGTCAGCGGGCGACGGCCTCCAGCAGGTGCACGTCGAGCGGCAGGCCGGCGCGGGAGGTGAGCGCGAACCCGGCGGCGGCCAGCAGCTCGCGGTACTCCTCCAGGGTGCGCTCGCGCCCGCCGGCGTTGTTGACCATCATGTGGACGTCCCACGCGGCGGCCAGCGACGGCTCCCCGGCCCGCTCGGGCAGCAGCCGCTCGACGACCGCGAGCCGCCCGCCCGGCCGGGTCGCCTCCCGGCAGCGGGCGAGGATGCGGGCGCAGGCGGCGTCGTCCCAGTCGTGCAGGACGCGCGAGAGCACGAGCAGGTCACCGCCCGGCACCCGGGAGAACAGGTCGCCGCCCACCGCGCTGACCCGGCCGCCGTGCCGGGCCACCAGGGCGGGCCGCGCGGCCGCGACCGTCGCGGGCGTGTCGAACAGCACCCCCGTCACGTGGGGCGCGGCGTCCAGGAGGCGGCCGAGCAGCGCGCCGGTGCCGCCGCCGAGGTCGGTGACGGTGCCGACGCCGTCGAGGTCGAGCCGGTCGGCGACCGCGTCGAAGACGTCGCGGCACTGGTCGGACATGGCGAGCTGGAAGACCGCCGCGTCGCCGGGGCAGGCGTCGAGGTGCGCGAAGGGCGCGAGCCCGTAGGCCAGCTCGAACCCGCTCGGCGCGGCGCCGCGCACCGCGCCGGGCAGCTCGCCGAAGCTGCGGTAGAACAGCCCGCCGTACAGCAGTGCGACGCCGTGCAGCGAGGAGGGGGAGTCGCGGGCCAGCGTCGTGCCCAGCGGGGTCAGCGCGTACGCCTCGCCGGCGCGGCGCACGACGCCGAGCTGTTCGAGGTAGCGCAGCAGCCGGCCGAGCCGGTCGGCCGGGCAGGCGGTGGCGCGGGCCAGCTCGCCGAGGGTGCGGTCGCGGGCGTGCAGCAGGTCGGCGACGCCGAGCTCGGCGGCGGTCCGCAGCGCCTGGGTGGTCCACGCGCCGGTGAGCAGGCCGAGCATGTGCCGCCGCTCCTCGGGGGCGCCGAGGTGGCGGGCCAGCTCGGCGCGGGCCTGCCCGGCCGCGACGATCTCCAGCCGGTCGCCGCCCCGCCGCCGGAAGTAGAACACGCTGCGCCCGGAGGGGCCCTCGCCGGGGTTGAAGCCGCCGCCGTCGGGCAGGCAGCCGTCGGCGCGCAGCGCCTCCAGCACGCCGAGGGACGCGGCGGGCGCCTCGTACGCCAGGTGCGTCTCGCGTTCGTGCAGCCGCTCGTCGCCGGCCACCTCCGGCGGGCAGCCGGTCGCGAGGAACAGCTCCAGCGTCCGCCCGCCGCCGGCGTCGAGGTGGGCGATGGTGACCTCGGGGCCGGCGAGGCCGTAGCGCCGGGCCAGCCGCTCCTTGACGATCACGCTGGGCAGCCTCCTGACCACGGGCAGCCCGGCCAGCGCCGCCTCGGCCGAGCGCGGGAACACCAGCAGCCCCGCGTGGTCGAAGCGCAGCCCGTACGGCCCGTCGCCGCCGTCGCGCGCCACCTGGGCCATCCTGCCGAGCCGCGCGGCGTCGGCCTCATCCAGCGCGCCGGACGCGATCTCCGGCGACAGCACGTTCCCCTGATCCACCGGCACAGGCTAACAGCACTGCCCGTAGTCGATGGACCGCTCTGCGTAACGTCAGGGGCGGTGGACCCCGGGACGCGTCCCGGCCGGGGCGGGGGAGAAGAGAGGGGCGGGCAGCAGCTTGCCGAAGGGGACCGCGCGCAGGACGCGCAGCCGCTCCCCGGCGGCCGGATGGCCGTGCTCGGCGGCCAGCCGGTAGTAGAAGCGGGCGATGACCAGCTTGGCCGGGCCCTCCTCCTCGTACGCCTGCCCGAGGGCGAAGGCCAGCTCCGCCGCCAGCTCGGCCGGGCGCGGGTGGGCCGCCAGCGCCTCGGCGTGCGGGTGGCGGTGACGGGCCGCGACGTGCAGCCAGTAGCCGGCGGCCGAGCGGTCGCCGGTGAGCAGGGCGATGATCGCCAGCCGGCAGGCGGCGTCAGGGTCGCCGTCGCCCGCCAGCCGCATCAGCCGGTCGACGGTCCTGGTGGTGCGCCGCTCGGCCTCGTCGGCGGGCGTCCTGAACAGGTCGTGTGAGCCGGTGACCCGCGGCCGGGCCGGCTGCTCGCTGCGGGCGGCGCGCCAGCGGGCCTGCCACTGCTCCACCGTGCCGAGGGCGTCCGTGGGCAGGCCGGTCAGCTCGGCGTGGCGGTGGCAGACCTTCACGAAGGAGGCGACCAGCCCCCAGTCGGGCAGGCGCTCCCGCTTGCCGGTGAGGATGTCGTTGACCGTGCTCGCCGGCAGCTCCTTGGGCACGCCCGGCGCGCGCGACAACTGGTGCATCGTCGAGTAGCTCGGCTGGCCGGCGGCTTCCCGCAGCCCCACGAGCGCGGCTATGAAGGCGGGATGGGATCCGGCCCGGTAGGTGTCAGTCATCGTCCTTGGTTGGATCGAATGGTCATGATGGCGGCCATATTTTCAGAGAATGTCTCGCGGTCGATGACACTTCGCGGATTCCATCTCGTCCGGTCGCCGTGGTCACGGGGCCTGTCAGACGTCGCAGGAGTCCCAGAGGCGTGCGACGCGCTTCCGCCCGGACGGATCCGGACGGAAGCGGAGGAAACCGGAGGAGACCGGAGGAGACCGGAGGCCCACCCGCCGGGCGCGGGCGCTCCGGTGTCGTCCGGCCTCCTCCGAGCCCGGGCGGACCGGTGGCCGGCGGCCCGCGCGCGGCGGCAGCGTGGGGCGCGATCCACCGCCCCTCCCGGAAGGCCGCCGCCCCATGCCGCTGCTCACGGCCCGCCCGTCCAGCATGGCCTACCGCTCTGACGCGCCCTGCCCGGCCGACGAGCACCTGCTGGTCACGCTCGTGACGACGTGGGTGCTGGCGACGGGACGCCGGCCGCCCGCCGCCCGCCCGGGCGACCTCACGGCCGAGGAGCTGATCGAGTTCTGGGCGGACGACCGTCTGTGAAGCATCGAGAAAGAGGACCCATGTTCACCACCCGGCAGTTGCTCACGCTCACCATGGCGCTCACCGTCGCCGCCATCACCTGCGCGCTCGTGCTGGCCGGCGGCGTCGCGTGGCCGGGCGCCCTGCTCAGCGGCGGGGGCGCGGGCGGGGCGACGCTCGCCGCCCTGCCGAGGCTGCTGACCAGGCGCGACCCCCACCCCTGACCGGCCGGCGAGGGTCAGGCGGGGGCGTACATGCGGGCCTGGAGCCCGTACAGCTCGGCGTACCGGCCGCCGGCGGCGATCAGCTCGTCGTGGCTGCCGTGCTCGGCCACCACGCCCTCGTGCAGCAGGTAGATGTGGTCGGCGTTCCTGGCGCTGGCCAGCCGGTGCGTGATCAGCACGACGACGCGGCCGGCGGCGAGCCCGCGCAGCGACTCGTACAGGGCGAACTCGGCGCGCGGGTCCAGCGGCGCGGCCGGCTCGTCCCAGACGATCAGAGGGGTGTCGCGGAACAGGCCGCGGGCGATGGCCAGGCGCTGCCACTGCCCGCCCGACAGCTCGTGCCCGCCGTGGAACGCCTTCGACAGCAGCGTCTCCCAGCCCGACGGCAGCCCGGCCACCACCGCGTCCGCCCCCGACAGCCGGGCGGCGGCCTCGAGCGCCAGGTCGCCGGGGTCGGGCCGGTCGTGCCGCCCGGCCCGCACGTTGACCCGGGCGGTGTGCGGCCAGCGGACCGGGGCCTGCGGCACGAGGGTGATCCGGTCGGCGACGTCGCGCGGGTCCAGCTCGGCGAGGTCCACGCCGTCCCAGCGGACCGAGCCCCGGCCGGGCGCGTACAGCCCGGCGAGGATCTTGGCGAGGGTGGACTTGCCCGAGCCGTTCTCGCCGACCAGCGCGACCGTCCGGCCCGCCCGCGCCGTCAGCGACACCCCGCGCAGCGCGGGCCGGTCGCCGCCCGGGTAGCGGAAGCACACGTCCCGCACCTCGACCAGCTCCGGCCGGGCGGGCGCCGGACGGGTGCCGCCGGCGGCCGTCCTGGTCCGGGACTCGGCCACGAACCGCTGGTAGTCGCGGACGTACAGGCCCTGCTCCAGGAGCTGGTTGGCGGCGAGGACGAGCCTGCTCAGCGACGCCGAGCCGGTGCGCACGGCCATCACCGCCGCCCCGGCCACCGCCAGCGGGATCCAGCCCGCCTGCAGCAGCCCGCCGAGCGCGGCGAACGTCAGGCCGGTGCCGAGGCCGCTCAGCGCCCGGCCGGCCGCCCGCACCCGCACCTGCGCGACCGCCACCCCCACCTCCTGGTCGCGCAGCGCGTCGGCCACCGCCCCGTACTCGCGCAGCAGGAACCCCTCCGCCTGGCAGGCCCGGATCTCGGCGGCCGGCTCGCGCCCCATCGCCAGGTCCGTCAGCATGCGCACCCGCCGGTTCAGCGTGACGGTCCTGGTCATGAACCGGTACGCCAGCCGCGTGGAGCGCTGCACCGACCAGCCGCTCGGCAGCACCACGACCAGCAGCACCGCCAGCAGCGCCGGATGCAGCACGGCCACGGCGACCAGCGCCGCCCCGACCGCGAGCGCCGCGCTGACCAGCTCGACCGCGTTGTCCACGGCCCGGCCCAGGTGGAACAGGGCGCGGTCGCGGGCCCGCTGCATCCGGTCGAAGAAGTCGGGGTCGTCGAAGGCGGCCAGCTCCACCCGCAGGGCCGCGGCGAACAGCTCGCCCTCCGCGACCCGCCGCACCGCGGGCGGCACCCGGGCGTGCGCCGCGGCGGTGGCCGCCCCCACCGCGCCGCGCAGCGCGTACGCGCCCGCCACCAGCCCCATCGCGGGCAGCGCCGTCACCAGGTCGGCGCTCAGCAGCCGCTCCAGCGCGCCCGCCGTGGCCAGCAGCCCGCACGCGGTGGCGGCGGCCGAGACGACCTCCAGCGCGAGCACCAGCGCGGCGTGCCGGGGCGAGGCGCGCGCGACGACCGCGAGCACCGCCCCGGCCGTCGCGGGCAGGCGGCCGATCATCCGCCGCAGCCCGAGGTCGGTCTCGGGCTCGTCGAGCCGCCAGTACGGCCGGACCAGCTCCCCGTCCGCCGTCACCGCCGCCCCCCGCCCACCCGCTCACCCGGGACCGGCCGGGCGCCGTCCAGCAGGGAGCCGGACGGCAGGTCCGGGTCCGGGAGCAGCACCGACGGCAGGGGGCAGCCCGGGTGCATGCGCAGGAGCTGGTAGGCCACCCCGCCGAGCCCGGGCAGCAGCCCCGGGCAGAACGCCTCCCTGGCGAACCCGCTGACCGGCCCGTGCTCCTCCAGGCTGCCGAGCGTGTGCGCGTCCAGGATGTCGCGGGTCATGCCCGGCTCGGCGACGCCCGCCGCGAGCGCCAGGTCGATCACCTCCCACGCGCCGAGGTCGCCGTGGCACAACGTGTGGTTCCAGCCCATGCCGCCCGCCTTGGCGGCGGCCGCCGCGCGGCGCAGCACGTCGAGCCACCGCTCCGGGTCGCCGCCGTGCCGCAGCCGGTCGGCCGCGACGACGCCGATCCCGGCCGCGCCGTGGCACCACGCCGCCGCCGTGATGTCCGGCTGGCGCAGGTCGCGCCAGCTCCCGGCGGAGGGCACGTACAGGGTCTCCTCGTAGGCGAAGGCGGCCTCGGCGACCTCGGTGAAGTCGCGGTCGCCGGTGGCCGCGCCGAGCCGGG includes:
- a CDS encoding GNAT family N-acetyltransferase: MTRPTVTLRRIELADWPAVHAWARLPESCRYQTWGPNDEEQTRAYVAAAAGEWSRTPRRALPYAAHVDGEVLGMGTLHLRDAAHRQGEITYIVHPRAWGRGVATAIGAGLLGTAFAELGLHRVYATCDPRNAGSARVLAKLGMTCEGRLRHTTLIRDGWRDSELFSILEHEWRPPA
- a CDS encoding amidase — translated: MQLHEYAKYDAVGLRTLIEAGEVTAGEVEAAARQALDQVNPHVNGLALPPFQPALGHAGDGPLTGVPFLIKDHGPVAEGVPFSLGSRALPGIPAWRDTDLMTRFRAAGLVTLGLTTVPELCVSFSTEPLRHGPARNPWNPGRGVGGSSGGAAALVAAGAVPVAHASDGAGSIRIPASCCGLVGLKPSRGRVPCGPDAGEPMLGMAYEFALTRTVRDAARLLDAVHGPGVGDKYTAPPPRGPYAAEVGRDPGRLRVAVTTESWAGTAVDAEVAAAAVRAGQALERAGHLVTTAGPAVVWDDVVRAWVCESVAIASTLLLAPRRPDEGLMEAVSRQFLKTAEEYSALDMLAAFDAQNRVSRAVGAFFTGYDLLVTPTLGRLPAPHGVLRYDDPEQTLTGWLAALTEYGPFTQVFNVTGGPAISLPLGHSEDGLPIGVQLAAGYGREDLLLQVAAHLEEALPWRDRVPPIHAGGR
- a CDS encoding CBS domain-containing protein, giving the protein MPTAREIMTPDAECVNADEPVLVAAEKMARLDVGSLPICGTDNRLKGMLTDRDIVVKVLAAGKDPAKTVAGELAQGEAVTIGADDDAREILRTMAGHKVRRLPVIDGHSLVGMVALAEVARALPDATVSDLLDAVTSD
- a CDS encoding acetylserotonin O-methyltransferase gives rise to the protein MDQGNVLSPEIASGALDEADAARLGRMAQVARDGGDGPYGLRFDHAGLLVFPRSAEAALAGLPVVRRLPSVIVKERLARRYGLAGPEVTIAHLDAGGGRTLELFLATGCPPEVAGDERLHERETHLAYEAPAASLGVLEALRADGCLPDGGGFNPGEGPSGRSVFYFRRRGGDRLEIVAAGQARAELARHLGAPEERRHMLGLLTGAWTTQALRTAAELGVADLLHARDRTLGELARATACPADRLGRLLRYLEQLGVVRRAGEAYALTPLGTTLARDSPSSLHGVALLYGGLFYRSFGELPGAVRGAAPSGFELAYGLAPFAHLDACPGDAAVFQLAMSDQCRDVFDAVADRLDLDGVGTVTDLGGGTGALLGRLLDAAPHVTGVLFDTPATVAAARPALVARHGGRVSAVGGDLFSRVPGGDLLVLSRVLHDWDDAACARILARCREATRPGGRLAVVERLLPERAGEPSLAAAWDVHMMVNNAGGRERTLEEYRELLAAAGFALTSRAGLPLDVHLLEAVAR
- a CDS encoding ABC transporter ATP-binding protein → MTADGELVRPYWRLDEPETDLGLRRMIGRLPATAGAVLAVVARASPRHAALVLALEVVSAAATACGLLATAGALERLLSADLVTALPAMGLVAGAYALRGAVGAATAAAHARVPPAVRRVAEGELFAAALRVELAAFDDPDFFDRMQRARDRALFHLGRAVDNAVELVSAALAVGAALVAVAVLHPALLAVLLVVVLPSGWSVQRSTRLAYRFMTRTVTLNRRVRMLTDLAMGREPAAEIRACQAEGFLLREYGAVADALRDQEVGVAVAQVRVRAAGRALSGLGTGLTFAALGGLLQAGWIPLAVAGAAVMAVRTGSASLSRLVLAANQLLEQGLYVRDYQRFVAESRTRTAAGGTRPAPARPELVEVRDVCFRYPGGDRPALRGVSLTARAGRTVALVGENGSGKSTLAKILAGLYAPGRGSVRWDGVDLAELDPRDVADRITLVPQAPVRWPHTARVNVRAGRHDRPDPGDLALEAAARLSGADAVVAGLPSGWETLLSKAFHGGHELSGGQWQRLAIARGLFRDTPLIVWDEPAAPLDPRAEFALYESLRGLAAGRVVVLITHRLASARNADHIYLLHEGVVAEHGSHDELIAAGGRYAELYGLQARMYAPA